The Triticum aestivum cultivar Chinese Spring chromosome 6D, IWGSC CS RefSeq v2.1, whole genome shotgun sequence genomic sequence attgtacaaatgttccatacacctgcaattagacaaaacacaaaagtgtgtgaagtatttttgttctggataacataaatagattattgaatagtttgcactagagatcacctgacaaatatgcatgtatgcaatatttttggtcgtatccaaggtagtcatgtcctcgtcACTTTTTTGAGAAATGGGATTTAGATTTATGCGAAGACGCAGTGAAGTCACAAAACATTGACCCGGGTCTTGCATCATCCAATCCTACCTCAGTAACCACTCCAACGCTTAATAAATCAAACCCCTAGCAGTTTAATAAAATCAAACCGCTATGTTTCTTATTTAGCCACAGCCGCTCAGTTTTCTTGATTTTCGATCGTCCGCCGCTTAAGCCCCACAACACACACCCGTAGCCAATCGTGCCGCGCCAGGTGGCACGTCATGCAGCAGTAGTGGCAATGTATCGCTTTAATAAACGATGCCATGGCAGAGGTTTTCTTCTATAGATTTTCTTCAAAGTTTCTTATTAGTATATCTTTAGTTCTACAAATCCAATCGCATTGATTGTTTTTCGAACTGATTCATATTGATCCCATCTATCAAGCAGACCcagaaaataatatttttgaaACTTTGAAATTTGAAGTTAACTAGTTTCAAGTTTAAATTTAATTAggccataactttcaatccatAACCCcgattgatttgattctttttgcaaattgaagctcttcacATCTATTTTCTTCTGGGATCATGGTCACATAAATTACCTACTGTTAAAACATGTTTCTGTCTAGAAGCTTGGTTTGGATCTTTTTGGAGTTTTTGCATAATTCTAGTCTTTGCTTTTGTTTTGGATCTTTGATTGCTTATGTTTGTGCTATTGTTTGCTTACGCTAGATTGTTTGGAGTGCGAGACTAGGTACTATCAATTTTAGAGttcaagaatcatcatcaagacaagttcacactttgatcatacttttacaTACCCATGTTTTTGATATGCACTTAGTCTCACTTAATACTATACATGGTTGGAATAAGTTGTGGGTATGCTTTCTAGATCATTGAGGTGGGAACCTATGAACCTTGAAACACCTCGGGAATCATTATTATAGTTATTTGCTTAGCATTTCTATTGTACACGGGGTGGTATTCCTGAATCATGAAAGTTGTTAAGAGAGTAGTAAGCTTACGTGTGCGGACACAAGCTATTAttggctctggcttagttgagtagtttgTGGGAACCATTCcaggtaggctagcagatgtaaaGGAATGTAGGTGTGTCGGCCTATCCATGGTTAAGGGGTAACATATCTCAAAGACTTTGTCTCGATATTCCGGttctcaaacatcaggcagtgtgaggactacaaaggaggtgattgagtcttgtggggaaatttGCACAAACCTCCCTAGAGTGTAAAactaatcgattagtcgtgtccccggttacgaaCAACTTGAGCATCTAGAAGTGAAATTATTGAGTGATCTCATCATTTTTAATGAATTGGGTCATAAATAAATTTGGTTTCGGATTGAGCAGAAGGAACCATCACAATAATGACATGAACTTGTAGCAATAATTTAATTAATTTGATATAGGACAAAATTAGCTTTGTTCAAAAACTTGAAACTTAGAGCCTTCCACCAGCCAGATTGTATGTAGAGATAAAAATTATCATTTTTATTCCAGGGTGtgatattgccagcatattccatgtgctgacctacacggcagCAACTTATCATGTTTCAGATTATTCCGACGAAGAGTAatgtgcgataggtcgttgttctacACTCAATTCTACCAGTGGAGTTGATGGGCCCATTATTCTTCTATGCTTCCATAGTATGTTGATTTAGATGACCTTCAACCATATTTATGTAATAAATACTCAATTTGAGGATTTctgatgtaataaagtgtgtgattgaactctgttatttATCAAGTATTGTGTGTGCTAGCAAGCCGATTCATGTAATagcacttaagcacaaagacttcgaTCCATTTGGGCCGGGTCGCCAGAATCTCCCTTCTTTCGACATGAACTTCATAATGTTGTATGATGTCTAAAAGTTCTGAATCGCCAAAAAAATCTAGAAATAAAATAATATAGCCAAATTGCCAAGTAAGCACTGCACCAACTAGCTGATACTGTGCGAGTTGAACCTAGCTCAGATAATTAGGTTTCTTGTGTTGAAACCAACCTACCAAGTTTCACGCCGTGGACTTGCCGGTAGTGCTCATATTTTTCTAAATTTATTTCAGCCGATGATGCTCGTTCAATGTGAGGGGACGTTCTCGTCAACTACAAAGGCACTTGGGGTGACTTCGTTAATCTTATGATGTTACGCCGACTCAATATCTCGATGGTGTTCaaagggatagggtgtgcgtgcatTCATAGGATGCATGTATGCGAGCATCCGTGTTTGTAGTTTTTACTATGTTATAAAAAAAACTACAAACTTTGTGTGCATGCCATGGTCTTTTGCTCCCTTTCAATATTTTATAAAATAATAAAATGCTAACCCAACAACGGTATTTAATTGGAGCACAAATGTTCACTCTTGAAATGGAAGGACGGAAGGTTAGTCTCTGTCGTCGAGTCCCACGAGGACATAGAGAAAGCAATGACATGGGTCTCTTTCCTTCCCTTGTCCCGTACATTGGCACACAAGCACAGGAACCAGGAATCAGTGGCAACGATTTGGGGACCTCCTCGCACAAAACCCTGTCTTCGGTAGTCCATGACAGCCACGAAATTGCACCACGCCTCGCAAGTAGTGACTCACGGGGGACCAGGTGGTAGCAGGCTGGCAGCTCAGGCGTAAGAGGCTCCGAGGTGGAGGAGGCCGGAGCTGCCGCACTTGGGGCATAGGCCGACGCTCTTGGGCACCATGAAGTACATGAAACACGCCCTGCACCCGACCGCAACGAGCACGTGGCTGGTGGCGTGCCCACTGTCGCTGGAGGCGGGCTCGTTACTGGGGAAGAAAGACGAGAGCACGGACGAGACGCCGGAGctccggctgctgctgctgctgctctcctcgtCGTCACCGTAGCCTTCACTATAGCCGTCGCTGTCATCATAGCCGTAGCCATAGCCGCCGGTGACGCTGGACGCCGCGGAGGTGTAGCCAGAGCTGGACGACGAAGTGAAGGCTGCGCGGTGTGAAGTGAAACAGGTGGACCGCGGCGTCGACAAGGCGGAGCAAAGCGACGGCGTGCGAGGGTCGATAGTCGTCCGGGTGCCGTCCTCCCAGTTGATGTAGTACACTTGCCCCGTCTGCATCAGATCATTAGGAAAAAAAGGTAGCAAGTTCAATAGATTCCCAGTAGCATCTAGGTGTTGAGAAAAATCGTGGGAAAAAAAATAGATGTTGAGAAAAATCAACTAAAAATAGAAATGAGGAGATGTTGCAAAAAAACTTTCAAAATGTATGTACATCTTGATTTGAGATAGGCCATGAACACAATGTTGGATTACCAAGCAAAAGGAAAATGTTTGACAACTAGAACCGATGGACATCAATACAGGGGCAGAGCAATGTGGAATAGAAATGCTGGATCAGATGAAATGTGCTCTATGCAACTCGTGACCTCGCAGGGAATATATGCAAGATTCTCTTCGGTCAGTGTGTGACAGTTGTGGTGGTTTTTAGCTTGGAAAAAAACAGAGATGGGTGCGGAGAGAATCAAAATGAAGAGGAGCGAGTGCGGAGAGTATTTGTGTagagtaataagaaaataaaatgagaaAACCCGCAACATATTTTTTTTCTCTAGGATTCGGAAATCGAACGGTGAAGATTCAGGCTACATCGCACCTTCTTTTTAACTAACTTTTTCAAGTCACTAGTTTGTTGGAAGCAGGGTGGCATCTATCCTAGTGCAATaaagatcctcacaactccggtgATAATCGATATGGCTGTGGTCCAGAAGAAACCTATGGCGAAATCTAGCTTTACAAAGAGAGGGACACAGAGCAAAAAGGAATGGATCCACACAGATATGTCAGGATTTACAAGACAAACGCAGATCTGATGGCGCACTAGGATATTAGTAGTATTTCAAGAAGAGAAAACAGCAGCATAGCAATGGGGGAGAACAAGTTGGCATCCAGCGGAAAGGGTCGAGCCTTTCTGAAGCTGGAAAGAAATCACAAGGAGACGGATCAAATAATCAAAAGGAAATTTTGCAAGAGAAAAGAGTTGCCGGCTAGGAACAGATTATGCAAGAGTCCAATAACAAGAGAACAAAAGAGGGGGCCAAAAGTGGAGGCGATTAATGAAGCTCAATCCGTCTCAAGTGTTCAGCCGCTTTGGCCATTAAATGATGCGAATGATTGACCCATCGAATCCGGGCCTCAAAACTACTAAGTACAGGCATCCAACTACCTCGTAAGCCGCTTGTCATTTATGTCCAAATGATTGGGAGAGCGCACACGCCCATGCACGCACGCGCACGGGGGCGCACGGCCATCGATCCCTCCGATTCGGATGTTGTGAAGGGGAACAAATGACGGAATGTATAGATGGGGACGTGTGCGTACCCGGATGTCGAGGCACTGCTGCCAGTGGTAGGGCAGGGCGACGTCGGAGTTGAGCTCGACGGTGACGCCCTCGCTGTCGTTGCTGCCCTCAGCGCCCCTGGCGTGGCCGTGGCGGTGGCGCCGGcccggccgccggccgccg encodes the following:
- the LOC123144520 gene encoding uncharacterized protein DDB_G0271670, whose protein sequence is MATAPNIEMIASSLRSCSLNGGGRRPGRRHRHGHARGAEGSNDSEGVTVELNSDVALPYHWQQCLDIRTGQVYYINWEDGTRTTIDPRTPSLCSALSTPRSTCFTSHRAAFTSSSSSGYTSAASSVTGGYGYGYDDSDGYSEGYGDDEESSSSSSRSSGVSSVLSSFFPSNEPASSDSGHATSHVLVAVGCRACFMYFMVPKSVGLCPKCGSSGLLHLGASYA